From Desulfurobacteriaceae bacterium:
AGCGGAGCTTCCTTTATAGAGCTTGTTGCAGGCAAGGTAGATGTTTATATCACCGGAGATATTAAATACCACGACGCTTTGAAAGCTATTGATCTTGGACTTACGGTTTTTGATATGGGACACTTTGGAACAGAAAGACTCTTTTTCAAGAAACTTATTAATGTTCTTAAGGAAACTTTTAAAGAAGTTGAATTTATTGTCTTAGAGGAAAAATCCCCCTATGAGGTAATCTAAGGATGCTAAGAGAAGAACTTCTTGAACTTCAAAAGAAAGAAATAGAACTTTTAAGACTAGAAACTAGAAAAAAAGAATTGCAGGAAGAAAAGAAGAAACTACAAGAAGAAATAGAAGACATTGAAAAGAAAATTGAAAGCGCCAAGTTAAAACTTGAAGAGAAGAAGAATGAGCTTAGAGAACTAAAGGACTTTATTAGGTACAAAGAAGAGAGAATAGAAGAGTTAAAAAAACAAAAAGATAGTGTAAAGAGTAGGGAAGAATACAAGAAAATCTTAAGAGCAATTGCAAAAAGTGAAGACGAGATAATCAAAACAAAACAGAAAATTACAGGTATTGAAACAGAAGTAGAAGCACTTAAAGAGGCATATGCCAAAGTAAAGGAACAATTTAAGCCAGAACTCATGGAAATTTCCGAGAAGATTTCTGAGATTGATGCTGAAATCTCTACCTATAATAGAAAGATTGAAGATGTTAAAAAAGAAATAGAAGACATAAAATCCTCCATTGAACCTGAAGAACTTTCTAAGTTTGAAAAATTAAAAGAAAAATTTCACGGACTTGTTTTTGCCGATATAAGTTCAGGTTCTTGTGAAGGGTGCGGTATTACTTACTCAAGTGCTGAATATAAAGAGCTGCGTTCCAACCTAAAAGCAGGTGTTAGTAAGTGTCCTTACTGTGGAAGGTTTATCTTTTGTAAAGAAACTGTTCAAGGTAAGAAATAATTATATCCCCCGAAAGGGGGGATTAATATCTATACTCCACAACCGGAGCAGCCAGAACAACCATGTCCATGTGATTTTGGACCTTCAATAGCTTCTTGTAGAAGATGGTTAACGGTTTCTATCATTTGATTAAATCTTTGGCTTGCCTCTAAATACTCCTTTGCTATTTCATTTTCAGAAAATTTCTTGAAAGCCTCTTCAAGCTTTTGCATAGCTTCAGGAGTTTGAGCCATTTGAGCCATTTGCTGAAGTCTTTGTACTTCGTGCAAAAGTTCCATAGCTTCTTCGTTCATTTGAAGCTTTGCTTCTGCAGCTCTTAAACTCGCTAGTTCTTCAGATTGAGCTATAGCTTGAGCTAGTTCTGATGCTTTTTTGATTACTTCTGCGGACATACTTCCTCCAAAAAAATTTAATCTCTGGAAAAGAAATTTATTGAAATTTTCAGAATTTACAAGTTTAGAAGGAGTTTATTTTTGTGAAAGGAAGGAGGTTCTTGGAAAGTTTTTTTGAATAGAAATTATGGAGAGTTTTTATGAAGGGGGCATTAAGCCCCCAAATACTATTCTGCAGAGATCGCGTCTGTTGGGCAAACTTCTACGCAAGCACCACAGTCGATGCAGTCTTCTGCAACGATGTAGTACTTGCCATCATCTGTTGGATGAATGCAGTTTGTTGGACATACAGAAGCGCACGCTCCACAACCGATACAGAGTTCTGGATCAATCTTGTGAGCCATTTTTCACCTCCTTAGACTGTGAGAATTTCCTCCTCCTTTTTCTGGAGGAGTTCGTCTATCTTCTTTGTATGTTTATCCGTTATCTTTTGGAGTTCATCCTTTGCTCTTTTAATGTCGTCCTCAGAATACCCACCTTCTTTCTTTAATTTATCAAGCTCTTTCATTACCTCATGACGGATGTTTCTAACAGCAATTTTCGCTTGTTCTGCAAGTTTCCCAGCCTTTTTAACAAGTTCTCTTCTTCTTTCCTCTGTAAGAGGTGGAAGAATAATTCTTATGATGTTTCCATCCCTTTGAGGCTGAGCCCCTAAATCTGAATCTCTAATAGCCTTTTCTATGTTAGGAATAACAGAAACATCCCAAGGTTGAATCATAATCTGGTTAGGCTCGGGAATAGAGATTTGAGCTATTTGTTTAATGGTCATAGGACTACCGTAGTAGTCAACTTTTATGTCCTCTACAAGTACTGTAGAAGCTCTTCCAGTTCTAAGACCCGCAAACTCGCCTTTAAGAACTTCTACAGCTTTTTGCATTCTTTTATCCGCATCTTTTAATAGTTCCTGTATCATAGCTGCTCTCCCTCAACAAGAGATCCTATAGATTCACCTT
This genomic window contains:
- a CDS encoding C4-type zinc ribbon domain-containing protein — translated: MLREELLELQKKEIELLRLETRKKELQEEKKKLQEEIEDIEKKIESAKLKLEEKKNELRELKDFIRYKEERIEELKKQKDSVKSREEYKKILRAIAKSEDEIIKTKQKITGIETEVEALKEAYAKVKEQFKPELMEISEKISEIDAEISTYNRKIEDVKKEIEDIKSSIEPEELSKFEKLKEKFHGLVFADISSGSCEGCGITYSSAEYKELRSNLKAGVSKCPYCGRFIFCKETVQGKK
- a CDS encoding YlbF family regulator — protein: MSAEVIKKASELAQAIAQSEELASLRAAEAKLQMNEEAMELLHEVQRLQQMAQMAQTPEAMQKLEEAFKKFSENEIAKEYLEASQRFNQMIETVNHLLQEAIEGPKSHGHGCSGCSGCGV
- a CDS encoding 4Fe-4S binding protein gives rise to the protein MAHKIDPELCIGCGACASVCPTNCIHPTDDGKYYIVAEDCIDCGACVEVCPTDAISAE
- the frr gene encoding ribosome recycling factor, with translation MIQELLKDADKRMQKAVEVLKGEFAGLRTGRASTVLVEDIKVDYYGSPMTIKQIAQISIPEPNQIMIQPWDVSVIPNIEKAIRDSDLGAQPQRDGNIIRIILPPLTEERRRELVKKAGKLAEQAKIAVRNIRHEVMKELDKLKKEGGYSEDDIKRAKDELQKITDKHTKKIDELLQKKEEEILTV